The genome window GTTTACAAATATCGCCAGAAATCTGCCATAAGTACGTCCATTATCCCAAGAAAGCCTTTAAGAGTGTTCCTAAAACAAGAATTTAAAGTTGCCGCAATGAAAATGCCCTAAAAGTACAGTAAAGATTCGAAAAAAGGTATTCAGCTAAAAAGCGACATTTATGAGAATTATAACACCTGtctaaataatattgtttacaagttttcaacaaattgcaaGCCATGCCCGATAACGGTATTCCAGTATTTCACCATATCCGTTGCCCTCAGTGAAGAATGGGTATGATAACTTTATAAAAGCCAAACCGATATagttttgttaaatataataatgtttgtttgcatataatgtttaaatgttaaatgttagAGGTTTGCATATAATGTTAAATgtagaatttattattattttatttaaatgggATGAGGCTCCGGCTCATCTAAGGTTTTTAGGATACAAAAAATGTAggatttatatttgaaattttgtggaaagagataaaaatttttaaatttgaataaattttgaaatattcttgATAGGCttattataaacttttatttttgtaaaaccaatttaatattgaaaatatatttttttttatcattttcctaaagaaactttttctttttagtcACTAAAGCATGACTATAGGGTATCCCATAATCGAGCAGAACTCGGTCGCCTATTTGTTTTCACTTGAACTTTGTTGTCACTGTACTTCATTGGGGCTGCCAACCTGAAATTTCAGTTGAGTTATCTGAAAGTCCCCGTTGCTATCTCTGTTTCTCATCGTTGCCGTCGCCGTCATGTGGTCAACAATTGAGCCACAAAGCCGCTTGTTTTAGTATTGAAAATTCAGACTGATAACTTCATAGTTGGCAATCGCATGTTCATAGAGACCCCCGGTATCTTCGCTAtaatttatatcaaatatagatTACCACAACATTGTCAATATCAGCACATTATCTTTGAGTGCATCTAGTTAAAAATATCACACATTAATACGACAATGTCAAGGGGCTGTCGCACTGAAATTTCGTTTGACTGCAAAAGCTTTTTTAAGTTCTGTTGTCAACCGTGAGTCAAGCCtcaaaaagctttgagtgTTAACTGTCTGAAATTTTGAATTGATAATCtgatgaaatcaaaatacaattatattgttattattcaagaattgtaattatttattttgttttaatccGTAATAGTTTActgtaaaaattattattttgtttttatgttctCTGTGTTTaagcatttaatattattgtaattgtatttaaatataaattttaaaagtaattacTATGACTTGAGTGTTgagttattaattattgttgtttgttttcttttaagtaCATTATTGTGAAGTCAAAtggtatagtatattattatattgataaaTTGGAAGCAGCCAGAAAGTTGACtgtcatttattatttgttcaaGAGTGAAACCAAACGGATTGTCAATTATTATAATCATAGAAGTATGTAATATTTGCAATGTTTTTGTCACCAGGGACtcttctcgctctctcactgtCTCTCTCCTTTTCTGGGATTCTTGCAGAATACTTGGGGCATATTCGGCATTCTCTCGTTATAAAGTCATTTCTTATCGTCGTCTAATTTAGACGATTTCCATGATGATATTTCGatattgatgatgatgtgatGTTTTGTCTGATTGTGTTGTGCGTTGTGCGTTGTTCGTTTCGTTTATTCAATTCTCATTTCCTTATTaatctctctttctttctatttCTCATTCGCTCATTCATTGTCTCTTTCTTTCACTCTCATTCTACACGCAGGCAGGCCtttgtagtagttgtagtaAGTAGTTGATTCGTATGTTCTTTAACAATTTTCTAGtttcacagcaacagcagcaatgtgTAGCCCAGCAATTAGATCAGTTCGATCACGACTGCTTTGGATGCTGAACGGGCGGTGGAGGCGCTGGCTTGAAGCACTGCAGCAAGAAGGCCGTGTAGACAACGAAGGCCACCGCCAAGGCTATCAGAGCATACATGAATATATTCAATTCCGGCTGACGGAAGCGATTCTTGCGCAGCCACTCGAGCACTTCATCCTCCGACAGCAAGTCACCTAATCAAATAATACCAATTCATTTATTACTTGCAAccaaaaatatagtaaaactTACCCCTATATATGCTGGGGAAGCGACGACGGAAATAGACCATGGCCGGCAGTTTGGTAACGCCCCATTTTTTGGCATAACGCGAATCGGCCATTTTCACAAAGGTAATGTCCAAATTATCCGTTTCGCTGTCAATGTTCTCCAGTTTCTCCAATGCTGCAGCACTATCCACCTGATTGTGTTCATCTAAAAAgggaaatatttattattaggaATGAAGAGTTACTTGAAATTCCTCAACTTACAAAAGAACACAGACAAAAATTCGTTTTCTTCGAGCAGTTTGTCAAGCATTTTGCGATTGACTTCCTCGatttcgtttttaatttcGAATACATCTTGCGATGTCAGCCAGGTGATGACTTTGTCATGCTGATGCATGTCACCATCATAAAGCACGGGCACTTGCTTgctataaaatagaaaatctattattatatacatattcaaatattatattaagctTGCTACCAACCGGAAATAGACCAAAGAAGGTATGTtaacaatttcatatttcttggCTGCCTCAACGCTGGCAATCTTCACGAAATCAATGCCAAACATATCAGCTTCGCCATCAATTTCCTCCAGCTCCTCCAATATTTCCTCACACTCGGcgcaatcatcatcatctatAATAGCAACTCTTTAGTACTTTATAGTCTCTTTTAGCATATCATAGTATAGACTTACAGAAGAACACCACCAGCAATGTGGACTCGGCCATCAGGCGATCCAACATGCGCTCATTCACCTCCTCGATCTCATCAGCCAACTCACGATTATCATCATCAATCAGCCATTCCAGCACCGATTGTTCGTTTTGCAGATCTCCCTCAAAGAGCAAAGGATTGCCATTCctataaaaagaaatgttatTATAGCAAACTTTTATAAGAAATTACTAAATTCTTACCGGAAGTACACTAAAGCTGGGAAGGTCTTGATGGAATAGCGTTTGGCCAGCTGAGGATCTTGAATTTTAACCATATGTATGCCAAAAACATCACACTCATCATCAATCAGTTCCAAACCCTCTAATATCTGATCACAGATATTACAATTGATCTTGTCTGTTCATAAGAAAGGAATTACAcacatattaaatacaatttaatgcGAATTATATTCTAATGACTATAGAATGTGAAGCGCAGGCTGTCTAGTAATTCAGTTAGAAGAGTTATAATTGGCAATCGCAGATATAGTGGATATAGTAGAAAACGCCAAAACACGAGGTATTCGCGCCCAAActaaatttttacatttttattttacaattgtcACAACAAATTCGCAACTTTTTCATAGGAAAATCTCGTTAAAAATTGATCTGTGTATGGGGAATTTAGTTTGGTCGATAATACAATTAAAAGCcatttgtttagtatttagaattgttgttgttgtttatatagAAGAGGACAACAGTATTCTTATAGGCATAATAGTCAAAATTACAAACTGGTTAGAGAGCGGCTCGTAAAACATGCACAATTATTTCGATTTTGGCTTTCGATCTTAATTTATtggtaaatttattttaattgtttgagATTGAGTTGCGATTTTGTACACACGGGAATACCTTGTTTTTGGATACGTTTTCTTTTACGAGAAATGTAGCTTTGTACGAATTGGCTGGATGAGTGTTTGGTGGTGGTCAGGTTGCTGTCTTTAAGACTAGAGGGGGAACAGAAACTTCGACAGAAAGCGGGTTGCTTGCCCTTTCGCTCAATCGGTACTGAGACGTTacggttttttttattgtttttttttttattttggaagGATATTGgatagattttttttgtggtgttGGTGCAGAGAGATTTTGTGTTGTGCGGTGGTGCAGTGGTGCATTTGGTGGTAGAGTGCCAGGGGGATATAATTGATATATTGTGTGATAATATTATGAGAAAAATGAGATTGTTTTTCTTGTCAgtcaaatggcaaaaacttaCAGAAGTATACAGCCAGATATTGTGTTTCTTCGACCATTGTCTCCAGCATTTGACGGGTGATCAATTCAATGCGATCTTCAGTTTTCTGTGTAATCAGCCACTGCAATACTTCCTCCTCCTCGCTAAGCTCACCTGTTtgttaaattacattttaaattgatttgcattCACAACATTGCGaggcaacagctgcagctccaATTTGGCAATCGATTaaaatgttatcgataatcGCTTACCTTCAAACACGTTTGGTATTCCGCCCTCAAAGTAGACCAGGGCTGGATACTCGTGGACGCCATAGCCATCGGCAACGGAGAAATCGCGAGTTTTAACAAAAGTAATGCCATGCTTATCGCAATCATCATCGATATTCTCAAGCTCTTCCAACACTTTGGTGCACTGCTCACAGCCATCGGCATCTAGAGGAGATTGGTGATTTGGGGCAACggcaatatgcaaatattataaCAAAGACTGCACACTAGACAAGGGGAGGTGGCGGGGCAAATAGAACAGACTACGAGCAAGCactacatataaaataaactaagcACAAAGTGGGAACAGAGTGGAaacttgtgtattttttttgtgcaaatgtAAAAGTATTTGTAGTAGAAGAACATAGAAGGTAGACAGCTAAAGATACacagatatatacatatatatattgtatatacggAAAGATAAAtacagagagagtgagaaagagagtgtgTGATAGACAAGTGGGGAACTCTTAGGTGCGCTACAGCAAAGTATACTGGGTAAGACATTCTCATACAAATTGGACGTGAatttgtgcatgtgtgtgtgtgcgtgtgtaggtgtgtacaatacatatgtgcatgtgtgtgtgtgagtgcttgGGTGGGACTCATTCCAGTTTTGGTGGCTATACAAAATGGTTATTTAGATTGTCACGTAATTGCGCTACCATCATCATGTTtggccgcagcagcagcggcatccGTGGCTGAACCACCACCACCATCTCCACCAGCAGCACCGCCAGCTTCGCCAGCACCACCTGCTCCGCCCTCTGGATCGCTGCCAAAAGCGGCGGCAGCACTGGCGGTGCCGCCATCCTGTTGATGCTGTTCGCGTTCCTTTTTCAGACGCGCCTTTCGCGCCGCTTTCGAATTGCAAATATCACACTTCGTTTTGTTCCctattttgttttcgttgttgttgttgttgtttttttgttttaaaatttttgagtgttttttttttgttgtttgaaatattttggtatttttttttaaatagaaatatataaaaattggtTGTAAAAAGTCTTGGTGGTTAGATACAATTTGAGCGCTGTTATAATTGCTTAGAAATTAAGTTAAGAAAATAcctaaaagaaatgaaatactGCAAACTGTTTGCGCAAAAGAGtgagcataaattaaattaagcacAGTTGTTCAATTTCATAGAGAATACATTAGAAATGATGAGACAATTGGTTGGAAATGAAAAGAGACACAACAGTTGAAtgcgctgaaaagtatgctataaaaattgaatacgCTTGCAGAGCACATTATAGTAGAAGGCTTTCCCTTTTATTCCCCCCGCAGTCGGATGAACAATCACGTCAGTCTTGTGTCCCAGTCTGCCTCAATGAACTAAAGATGACTGCAAGAGTATTGCAACTTCGGCGTACCGAAATTTTGGCAATTTCCTTCACATTTTTTTGGTCGTTGTGCTCAATATGAATTTATGTCACCAAACCGATTGCAGTCGGTAAACGTTTGATAGTcttaacaaattgaaattgtgtttgatatatatttgttaaatataccGCACGTTTTTCATATCGTTTTTGTTGGGTTTCATTGAACTTACAGAAATACACTGCAATGGAGCCAGACTCTTCGATCAATTGAACAAGCCTTTCGCCTTCGAGATCTTCGATAACATCTCCACTTGGATCCTTTTGCGTAAGTAACCAAGTAAGGATTTGTTCTTCTTCATAAAGATCCCCTGCGAAAACAAagtgtatataatatattaatcaaCTGCAATACTTGAGCTTTATTATGACTAATTTACCGGCGTATATGACTGGCTCCTTGGATGTCGGCTTGAAGAAGACAATGGCTGGCAGTGCAAAGACGCCGTACTCCTTGGCCATTTGTTTGTCATCGATCTTGACGAAATCAATACCCGCCTTATCCGCATCATCGTCGATGTGTTCCACTTCTGCCAAAACTCGTGGACATTGCTTGCACTCATCGCTGTCTAAAGTTcgataaaaattaatttaactttcATTAATCTAACTTCAACTCCTTTTTTGAGACTTACAGAAAATGACAGCCACATAGTCGGAATTCTTGCGAATCTTCTCAAACATCTTGCGATTAACCTGCTCAATGTGATCGGTCATTTCCATGTTGGCCGGACTCGTCAGCCAATCGAGCACCTCCTCCTCATCATCGATGTCGCCATCGTAGTTAATGTACTTGCCCTTGCGGAAATATGTTAGACCTGGTGGATTTCTATAGCCATATTTCTTGGCCATCAGCTTGTCATGCATCTTGACTATATAAATGCCATATTCGGCAGCCTCATCGTCGATGAGTTCAATGTGTCGCAGAACACGTGGTGAATCCGGATCATCCTCTTTGTctgcaaaacaatttgattCGAATAGTTATTTGGCATATCAACAGAAAACTAAGCTGAAAAACTGAATTGATTACAATTTTGatgtaatttttcttttctcgtttgctgttgttgttttttgtttgggcAGTTACAGTTTTTAGTGGGCGCGCGCTTTACTcttatcataaatatatatgtatacctTAATGTCAGACTTTTGCATACTTACAAAAAACAACCGCTAAAAAGTCTTTGGTGCCTATATATTCAATTAACTGATCCCGATTGATCAGCTCAATGCTCTGATCGGCCTTCTGCTCCAGTATCCAGTTGAACACGTCCGTATTACTCTCAATATTACCTAAATATATAGCAAATagaaaaacttaaatatttgccaaacaTTGTTGGTTCAATatgttcttttatttcttCGCGTATCGATTTCCATAGTCGAACATACCTGTTGTCTGCAGTTGGTCAATCAATCATGAGTTCTTTATACGCTGAAATGTTTTCTAtaactttttctttaaatgttttgtttgttccATTGAGGGAAATGAGAAGCATTCTGGAAAATGTTCCAAAATGTAAACACAAAtctaaagaaacaaaaaaaagtttgccCAAATGTATcgcaaaaatgtgtaaaataatgcaaaatcaTTTCTCTTTCTTTGAGGGGGTTGAGGGAAAAggtttacataaattattcaattcatGAATAATTGCCACATGAAAGAACCAAAacataattgttttttgtgtttattttttttgagaatttcgttttgtatttgtgcGAACGCttaagtttattaaaaaagaacctaatttgtttattgagttattgtgaaatttacaattgattttttcaattattttacaaaaattttgtgtattgcttaattgttcatttaagtaaaatattaaaatatataaagttaaAAACTTTAACAAAATACATTGCTTGagtttcttcttgtttttgttttcagtttgaTCTTTACAGCTGCtgttcaacaacaataagattTAATAAAAGTTCTTAGAAAAAAGATTGTGACTCTCAGTTTATCAGAAAGACTtacaaaattagaaaatagcattcgatattttgcaaatatcgataacaaatCAACAGTTAGCCGGAAGCGGcagaaaaatatacaaagaaaaaaaaaacgtgaaatgaaatcaaaaagaaaacatggcAAAGCATTTACATGTGCGAGGCCATTGAGAGAGTTTGCCAGCCATtcataatattaagtatacgaacTGTGGTTGTATGAGTATTTgcgagttttgttttgttggatgtattcatcattttttttattcatattttgctttgcttaatttctttgtatttaaattgccacaacaacaaagaatcaaatgtatttgtttgtatgtaaaGTTAGGCTATGTGTGTAAATAGTAGTAAGaagttttttttgcagtttgcgCTTCACTtttgtaaaattgtttaaaaaatatttatcgcTTCATggtttttgtattgttttagacttatacatatgtaaattgtatattgtaacAAAAAGTAGTAAGTAGTATCAAAAAGTTATTGACTTGATTCTCGTTTCTCGTTTGTTagttaattacaaaaatttcctTCATTCATTATTAGCTAAATATAGAGACCTGAAGttctgaaaatattattttatatactccTCTGCACACTTTAAATGGGTTATACCCATTACCATGTGCAACTGCTTAGAGTATTCtataaattcttatttatttttccatttttttttagttttttgttggtttttttgtggtttttgtgtgttaatagtaagtttgttgttgcagtaattgctttaaatttgaaCAAAGTTTGTTTTGCGCGTTTGATATCCATTgacaaaatgcaacaaattttttagTTAAGTTATAGTTTGCTTTAGTTACGATAGCTTACATTGTGAAAGAAGAGGCAGCCTCaacagaaaatattaaaaaggtGCAAAAGTACCAAAAGTTACGAGTTAACGTTTAGttttcaaacaaaatgttgtgtgaattagttatttatagttttgaGTTGCGATGCCGagcataattttgaaataaattagcTGGCATTTCGAATTCGATGCATTAACCGCTGCATTACTTGTGGAACAAAGAGTACGGTTTCGTTGATTGTTTGTGTTATTAACATTTACATTCCAGATGATGTTGTGCGTGtcgtatgagtaatatttaatattaaagtgACGCATTTCGCCTGGCAAAACTCATTTATATGtttcaaatttgcattaattacaCAGCCAAATGAGTTAGCTTAATAACAATATGTGCTTCTTTCTCtcattcttgttgttgttgttgttggtttgttgttatttttgttgtcttttgctCTTAAATTTAATGACAATCAGAAATCAGACATTATGATCTTATAAATTACATAGAAACCTGTTTTTCGAGGCttttacaacaaaattgtgCTTAGATCTTAgacatgttgttgttgttgttgttaatattcaCATTGTTTGATTTGGTTTTGGCAACATGACAACagtgcgtatacgtgataCTTTAATTATTGCATATCATTAAGTTTCATACAATCTCATTCAATCTCATTCATTTTTAGtgattttgtttctttgctatctattgaattgaattgattttggtattgattttgtttttgttttgtgagatttaaaattgttgcctTACTCCCACAGAGAGATATCCTGAAAAATGAGGTCATACAAATTTTTTAGTCgattttggaaaaaattaaTGCCTGCAagacacaaagaaaaaaaagagagagaaataaacaaatcaaattacatCCAGATatgtctgtgagtgtgtgtgcttctaatatgtgtgtaaatgtatgtgcacaacaacaaaatacgtATTTGAAAATGAACTACGGAAagtgtattattttttttgtaacaaaTTCATTGTTTGTGTCTTACAATTTTGACAAGATTCAATTGTGATAAATGTTGtctatctatttatttttcgacTAACGCGACGTACCGGTTTTAACATTCAGCTTATTTCCCGACTTCTTGGATGATTTACTCTTAGGCTTTTCCACCTCGACGGATTCGTCATcatcctgttgctgctgcaacttggGGATGGGCTTCTTTGTCGATTGACCCGAACGCTTGTTGGCATACGACACCTTCACCAATGGCacatcctcatcatcatcatcatcctcatcatcgtcgtcatcatcatcatcgtcattgtTGCGCTTAGACGCCTGCTTCTTGGAGGCGACGGGCTTCGAGGCAGGTTTGCTTGCTGAGGTGCTCGATGAGGCGGCAAATTTGAAGTTGCCACCGCCTTGACGATTGCTGGCGTCGCCGTCGTGTCCGATGCGCTGGGCCGTCATTTTAGGAACTTTCGTTGACTTCTCCAATTTGGTTGGACAGCATTGGAATGGTTTGTAATCGTTGGGCACAAAATTGTTGCCGCGCTTAGCTGAATGGCCGTCGTGACCCAATCCAACATAGAAACATTCGTCATCTGTTGtgagcaaacaaacaaaaacattttgtcAGATTGTTTAGTTCTTAATTTTggattggttttgttttgtttttttttttcatacattttatttttatattttttttaagaaatcaCTAACAAGaatcaaaagtaaacaaaagagcATAAAAAAGAGTAGGcgagaaatacaaaataaaagtcgtaaagttgcttttatttgtcaACACCTTTCAGAAATTACCACAAAGAGCAGTTAGTAgaattttctgttttcatttatatattgcatttctttttttttgtaatatttgataGATTGATTTCTTGTTCAAGTACTAGAGTATATAGAAGCGTGCTTTATGaatgaacaacaatttaatttaattttaaaatcatttgtttgttttttgtttaacattaATCATACTATTTAACTAATAACTGACAAAATGCTTTTGATGCTGACTGTACAGGTTGATTGAATCTAATTCCGtttgttttcaaatgtttttgatCGTTGCACAATTTTCtagtttcatttttcatttgttttttcgtttctcATATCcgttaaaaataattaattgtaattattttcagGAGTGCAGGTTcgatattaattataattaacaaataaaaacgattacttaaagtattaaatgataataattatatcaataatcaaaacaatcaagttattaacaaatttctcgttcatattatttatgttgtggttgttttggttgtcgtttttttagaattatattaaaaaaattatagtcaataatttttgtttttttgattttttttttatattttttcaaacaTTGTGTCAGCTAtgatttttgcattattttaccaaatttgttcactttttttgtttattattttgagtAGAAGTAGAGAAAAGTTATGGGATGGGGAACATCAAACAACATTGTAGGTATAGATCGAAGCATTGGAGAGGTCTTGTATAACATACACCAGGGCAAACATTGACGTGgtttacatatacatatatattttttagtgcgtgagtgtgtgagagaaAGTTTGATTGCTTGAGTATTTGATTTTCGAAGTGTACAactccaatttcaatttgatgaTTTGGCTTAGCACAAAAGCTGCACATTgacatttcatatttctttcatttgtgttttgtttttttttacctttgcgaaatgcatatttatttgtattccttTTACCCAAGTCTGTAGATAGACaatgaaataatattgtaGTGTGTGCGTTAATCGGAATGGTAAAGTTTCGTGTGCATGTTTCAACGATATTTCTTGGAGAGAGGTCGGGGGGTCAGGAGTTCACAACAGTAAAAAGAATTTCAGTTAGTGCGGCAATGGCAACTCACATTCACGTATTACCTATTTCATCTATGACATGACCCGCGCATAGATCAGAAAGCCGATGTATCGTTCTGCCTTTAGCTCTGTGCTTATATATTTGCTTGCTGAtatcttcttcttcgtcgtcattgtcatcgtcatcgtcgttatcgttatcgtcatcgtcatcgttatcatcttcatcatcgtcgtcattattgttgtcatcgtcatcgtcattgtTGTCATCGttatcgtcgtcatcgtcgtcattgTTATCGTCATCGTCCTCATCTtcttcatcgtcatcatcaatatttttattgccattttcgtcgtcatcgtcttcgtcgtcattgtcttcatcgtcatcgtcctcATCGTCATTATTTtcatcatcttcatcgtcATTATtttcatcatcgtcatcatcatcatcattttctTCATCGTCCTCGtcttcatcatcattgttttcatcgtcgtcttcgtcgtcatcattattgtttttgctattgttatcgtcatcgtcttcatcatcattttcttcatcgtcatcctcattatcatcatcgtcgtcattcTCATCGTCTTCGTCGTCTTCATTATCGTTATCGTCGCCGTTCtcgtcatcttcatcatcatcatcatcatcatcgttattATCGTCGTCAtcttcatcgtcgtcgtcctcgtcATTATTGTCATTATCATCCTCATCGTCGCCGTTGttatcgtcgtcatcgtcatcgtcatcgttgttaTCGTCATCATCTTCGTCGTTGttatcgtcatcatcgtcatcgtcattgtTATCGTCATCTTCGTCGTCCTTGttatcgtcatcgtcgtcatcattgtcctcatcatcctcatcctcatcgtcattgtcttcatcgtcgtcatcaaagtcattatcattatcaccatcgtcattatcatcattgtcatcgtcgtcatcgtcatcgtcgttgttattgttatcgtcatcgtcatcgtcgttgtcctcatcgtcatcgtcgtttCGCGAATGTTTTCGTAATCTTTCATTTCGTATCGTTTTTTGCAGACGCTTTAATCTTTGTCTTTTATCCACATCACTTTCTTTAGGATAGctcaatttaacaattttctcATCActgccatcgtcatcgttgccTAGTATATCGTATATCGAAAGTATTCATTAcgttttgcactttttttaataaatggcTGTGTAAACGGGTAGAATGATATTTGGATATATCCTTGACATTTTTTCTTGAATTTGATATGCGATCTCATTtctgatttgatttgatttgaattgattGCAATTGAGTTGGCCTCAACtgattttgaattgaatgtttGGCTTATGAGCGTGAGTTAGAAAGCAGagaaaacatttgaaacaagAACGCTTACTCTTTTGATTGATT of Drosophila nasuta strain 15112-1781.00 chromosome 3, ASM2355853v1, whole genome shotgun sequence contains these proteins:
- the LOC132788368 gene encoding uncharacterized protein LOC132788368 isoform X16, with the translated sequence MTFTRLKTLTLLVCTLLALSFPGYVNCANKKGSSSSSSQPAAAVPLEPEAVIEEVNAKQLEKLLADKDYVAVFWYARSCVTCDKVLAELEKIDDDTDSFGVDFVKINDKRLAKQYGIKNFPALTYFREKEPIIYDGDLMDEEGVLDFLTSLEAMDLPDRIEEVNAKILHKIIEDTDFVAVLFYKEDDPDSPRVLRHIELIDDEAAEYGIYIVKMHDKLMAKKYGYRNPPGLTYFRKGKYINYDGDIDDEEEVLDWLTSPANMEMTDHIEQVNRKMFEKIRKNSDYVAVIFYSDECKQCPRVLAEVEHIDDDADKAGIDFVKIDDKQMAKEYGVFALPAIVFFKPTSKEPVIYAGDLYEEEQILTWLLTQKDPSGDVIEDLEGERLVQLIEESGSIAVYFWNKTKCDICNSKAARKARLKKEREQHQQDGGTASAAAAFGSDPEGGAGGAGEAGGAAGGDGGGGSATDAAAAAAKHDDDADGCEQCTKVLEELENIDDDCDKHGITFVKTRDFSVADGYGVHEYPALVYFEGGIPNVFEGELSEEEEVLQWLITQKTEDRIELITRQMLETMVEETQYLAVYFLPIERKGKQPAFCRSFCSPSSLKDSNLTTTKHSSSQFVQSYISRKRKRIQKQDKINCNICDQILEGLELIDDECDVFGIHMVKIQDPQLAKRYSIKTFPALVYFRNGNPLLFEGDLQNEQSVLEWLIDDDNRELADEIEEVNERMLDRLMAESTLLVVFFYDDDCAECEEILEELEEIDGEADMFGIDFVKIASVEAAKKYEIVNIPSLVYFRKQVPVLYDGDMHQHDKVITWLTSQDVFEIKNEIEEVNRKMLDKLLEENEFLSVFFYEHNQVDSAAALEKLENIDSETDNLDITFVKMADSRYAKKWGVTKLPAMVYFRRRFPSIYRGDLLSEDEVLEWLRKNRFRQPELNIFMYALIALAVAFVVYTAFLLQCFKPAPPPPVQHPKQS
- the LOC132788368 gene encoding uncharacterized protein LOC132788368 isoform X11; this encodes MTFTRLKTLTLLVCTLLALSFPGYVNCANKKGSSSSSSQPAAAVPLEPEAVIEEVNAKQLEKLLADKDYVAVFWYARSCVTCDKVLAELEKIDDDTDSFGVDFVKINDKRLAKQYGIKNFPALTYFREKEPIIYDGDLMDEEGVLDFLTSLEAMDLPDRIEEVNAKILHKIIEDTDFVAVLFYDKDQKKSQKILAELENIDDECDQNDIAFVKIDDDKEAKEWGIDEIPSIVLFERGIPHIYEGDLMKEDELLGWLVHQKRYSEIPEVTDEMKDKLVENTEHLAVIFYDKDDKQDMRILNELENIDDELEKEGIVIVRIDNAAEAKEYGLDHLPALIYFENKIPALYEGDLMNEDEVLEWLLVQKKTATIEEVTDEILVNLINEHEYVVVFFTGPCEPGETCDHTLNALESIDDELDEAGIIFVTTEDTGIAKKYNVKTYPRLVFFRNRDPLHFTGDLDDEDEVLAWITDDETLEIPGKIEEVNVKMLDKILAENDHVVVFFYAEGDKKAQKILNELENIDDECEEKDIDFVKTSDDDIDKEYDLPGLPALAFYRHKFRTIYTGDLMKEEEILEWVIDLHESTADVIESVDRKTLQVLINDVEHLAVFFYDDECESCGGILEELENIDDDTDKHGIQFVKSNDVKLAHEIGIFAFPALVYYETGVPIMYDGNIESNTDVFNWILEQKADQSIELINRDQLIEYIGTKDFLAVVFYKEDDPDSPRVLRHIELIDDEAAEYGIYIVKMHDKLMAKKYGYRNPPGLTYFRKGKYINYDGDIDDEEEVLDWLTSPANMEMTDHIEQVNRKMFEKIRKNSDYVAVIFYSDECKQCPRVLAEVEHIDDDADKAGIDFVKIDDKQMAKEYGVFALPAIVFFKPTSKEPVIYAGDLYEEEQILTWLLTQKDPSGDVIEDLEGERLVQLIEESGSIAVYFYADGCEQCTKVLEELENIDDDCDKHGITFVKTRDFSVADGYGVHEYPALVYFEGGIPNVFEGELSEEEEVLQWLITQKTEDRIELITRQMLETMVEETQYLAVYFYKINCNICDQILEGLELIDDECDVFGIHMVKIQDPQLAKRYSIKTFPALVYFRNGNPLLFEGDLQNEQSVLEWLIDDDNRELADEIEEVNERMLDRLMAESTLLVVFFYDDDCAECEEILEELEEIDGEADMFGIDFVKIASVEAAKKYEIVNIPSLVYFRKQVPVLYDGDMHQHDKVITWLTSQDVFEIKNEIEEVNRKMLDKLLEENEFLSVFFYEHNQVDSAAALEKLENIDSETDNLDITFVKMADSRYAKKWGVTKLPAMVYFRRRFPSIYRGDLLSEDEVLEWLRKNRFRQPELNIFMYALIALAVAFVVYTAFLLQCFKPAPPPPVQHPKQS